The genomic DNA ACCTCCGGCAGCGTGCCACCACCGCAGCGCGCATCCTCACCGCCCACCGGGCCGATCCCCTCAGGGACTACCTCGGGCGCGAGGCCTCGGCGGTGCCAGAGCTGCCCTTCTGACCGCCTCAGCTGGCTGGATTCAGCCTCGGCTTCTGCCGCTTCCGGTACGACTCGCCCTCGATCACCAGGTCGTAGGCGTTGTTGGTGAAGCGGTCGACCAGCGCCTGGGCCAGCAGCGGGTCGGCCAGGATCGTCAACCACTCCGACGGGTCCCGGTTCGAGGTCATCACCATCGATCCGGCCTGGTGACGGGCTGTGATCAACTCGTAGATGTCGGCCGTCTCCAGCTCGTCCATCGCGCGCAGGCCGAAGTCGTCGATGATGAGGAGGTCGACCCGGGTCAGGCGCCGCAGCTCCGCGGTGTGGGTCTCGTCCAGGCGAGCGCCCTTCAACCGCCGGAACAGCTTCTCCGCCGGCTCGCAGTGCACCGAGTGCCCTCGGTGAATCGCCAGGTGGCCCAGCGCGTGCGCCAGCATCGTCTTGCCGACGCCCACCGGGCCCATGACCAGCACGTGGTGGCGACGCTCGAGGAAGCCCAGAAGCCGCAGCTCGTCCAGGAGCCGGCGGTCGTAGGTGATGTTGGCCCCGAGGTCCCACTCGTCGAAGACCATCGAGGGGTCCAGGTGGGCTCGGTGCGCCCGGGCGACCAGCCGGTTGCGGTCGCGCCGCTGCACCTCGTCGGACAGGATCAGCAGCAGCACGTCCTCGGGGTCCATGCCGCGCTCGCGCGCCTGGCGGAGACGCTCCGGCAGGGTCGGCAACAGCTTGCCCAGCTTCAGGCTCTTCAGGACGCGGACGAGGTCCTTGGACAGCTCACGCGGAGGCATCTGGACCTCCCAGCCGGAACTCGCTCGCGTCCCGGGCGAAACGGAGGACCTTCCCTGCCTCCGGCGGGGCCGGCGGTGTGCAGGACGACAACAGGTTCCGCCGCACCAGCCCCTTCTCCAGCATCCGCTGGATGCGCATCACGTCCACCACGTCCAGCTCCAGGGCGCGTGCGCAGGCCTCGTCGGTCGCCGCTCCGCCGAAGCGCCGCGCCAGGCCCAGCAGCCGGTAGACGTGCCGGATGCGGCTCCAGGGCAGCGGCCCCTCGGCCAGCCTCCGCGCGTACTCGCCGACGTGGGGCCCGAACCCGTCGCCCTGCTCGCAGAGTGTCGTCGCGTCCCGGGTCGCCAGGGCGGCCTTGCCCGGCGGCAGGTCGGCGGCGTCGATGCTGGTGCCCCCCTGGGGCTTCCGGGGATGGACCTTCACCAGCTTCGCGCCTCGGTAGAACTTCACCGTCGTGCGGTCGCGGCGCACCCGCAGGTCGCACTCGCCCAGCGCGTAGGGCACCGAGTACAGCGCGTAGTCCACCACCACCGCGTGGTCGCGGCCCACGTGGTGTTTCGCCCAGATCGGCCGGTCGTAGGGCTCGGTCGGGGCGGGAAGCAGCACCGACTTCTCCTCGGCCTCGAAGACCGCGACGGGCCGACGCCTCGTGCGTCCGTGCGTCCGCTCGCCAGCGAGCCGCAGCGACCAGTCGCGAGCCGCGATGCGCGCCTCGTCGACCGACCGGAAGCGCTCGCCGCGGAAGAAGTCGTCCCGGACGAAGCGCACCTGGCGCTCCACCCGCGCCTTGTCCTTCGCCTTCCGAACCCGCGCAGGGTCGGTCTCGAAGCCTCGGGCCTGGGCGTACTCCAGGAAGCCCTCGGTGAACAGCGGGGCGATGGGGTCTGCCCGCTTCACGATCGGACTGCAGTTGTCCGGGACGATGAACGGGAACACGCCGCCGAAGAAGGCCCAGGCCGCCTCCAGCCCCTCGATGAGGTCTTCCCGGGTCACCCCCAGGCAGGGCCACACGAACTGGTGCCGGCTGTACCCGGCGGTGCACAGCAGCGCGTACATCTTGCGCGTCTTGCCCGTGCCGATCTCTGTGAACTCGCCGAACTCGAGGAAGTCCACCTCCAGCAGCCCGGGGTCGGGGTCGACGACGCGGACGGTGTCGCCTTGGCCGCTCTTCACCCCGAGGTCCTCGGCCACGAAGCGCTGCAGGGTGCGCAGGGGCACCGGGACACCCGTCGTTCGCAGGACCAGCCGGGCGAGCTTTGGTCCGTGGCAGCCATCCTCCACCCAGCCGCGGATCGGCTCGGCATGTGCGCGGAGGTGCTCGCGCATCGACCCCACCGGCGACGCCGAGCCCGGGCGTACGGCCTCCACGGCGTAGGCGACCAGCTCGTCGTCGACGACCGTGTCCGCGCTGCGAACGAGGCCGCCGGCCTCGGCCGCCTCGACGTAGCGACGCACGGTCTTGCGGTCGACGCCGACTCTCTTGGCCACCGTCCGGTACCCGTGCCCGCGGCTCCACAGCCGCAGCATCTCCTTGATCTCGACCACGTGTAGCTCCCTGAACGCCATCTCTTCCTCGGCTGGATGCCTGAGGAGACCGCCAAACAAGAGGCAGCCCTGCGCGCCGCGGCAGGTGGTCCCTAGATCGCGGCGCGGGGGTGGTCCCTAGTTCGTGGCGCGGTGGGCGCTCGGGGGGAGCATGTACGTGGCGCACTACACTTCGACCTTCGACCTGGGACCTGGGACCTGGGACCTGCGACCTGGGACCTGCGACCTGGGACCCTGGACCTTCGACCTGGTCTTGGACGCCGCACCCAGACGGTCAGGCGCCAATGATGGTCTTGGCCCGGCTTAGCCGTTGATGGTCGGGATGGTCTCCAGCACGTCGCCGGGACGGCCAAGATGGGCTGGGCACAGATTCCGTGTCTCCGAGGGCCGTCTACAAAGGCGTTGGACTGTAGCCGCTCCGCGGCAGCGTGAACGCCCAGCATCCGGCCATCCTGGAGGAACCGCCCATCTCGGCGGCACCTCCAGGAGAACAACATGGCACAGGCCAGCTTCAGGGACCGACTCGACCAGGACCTCCGGCTCCGGGGACTCTCCCCCAAGACCAGGATCATCTACACCAGCCAGTGCAGGCGCTTCTTCGAGAGGGTTGGAAAGCCACCAGCCCGGGTCGACGAAGATGACGTACGCAGCCACCTTCTCTGGATGCGTGAGACCGGCCGCAGCCCGGCCACCGTAGCCCAGGCACATGCCGCGCTCCGCTTCTTCTTCGTGTTCACACTCGCAAGGCCTGAGGTCATCCAGGCCATCCCCCACACGCGCGTCCCACGCCGAGAAGCCATGGTGCCCACCAGGGACGAAGTGCGGCGGTTCCTCGACGCCGCCAGGGCGAACCTCCGATACTTCGTCTGGTTCTCGACCATGTACGGAACGGGCGCAAGGGTGTCGGAGCTCATCGCGCTCCAGGTCGACGACGTGGACGCGGCCTCGGGCCTCCTGCGGATCCGACACGGCAAGAACGACAAGTCCAGGTCTGTTCCGCTCAACGACGACCTCCTCCAGCTGCTCCGCGGCTACTGGCGATCCTGTAGGCCCACGCCTCCGTGGCTCTTCAACGCA from Actinomycetes bacterium includes the following:
- a CDS encoding ATP-binding protein, which codes for MPPRELSKDLVRVLKSLKLGKLLPTLPERLRQARERGMDPEDVLLLILSDEVQRRDRNRLVARAHRAHLDPSMVFDEWDLGANITYDRRLLDELRLLGFLERRHHVLVMGPVGVGKTMLAHALGHLAIHRGHSVHCEPAEKLFRRLKGARLDETHTAELRRLTRVDLLIIDDFGLRAMDELETADIYELITARHQAGSMVMTSNRDPSEWLTILADPLLAQALVDRFTNNAYDLVIEGESYRKRQKPRLNPAS
- a CDS encoding IS21 family transposase, yielding MAFRELHVVEIKEMLRLWSRGHGYRTVAKRVGVDRKTVRRYVEAAEAGGLVRSADTVVDDELVAYAVEAVRPGSASPVGSMREHLRAHAEPIRGWVEDGCHGPKLARLVLRTTGVPVPLRTLQRFVAEDLGVKSGQGDTVRVVDPDPGLLEVDFLEFGEFTEIGTGKTRKMYALLCTAGYSRHQFVWPCLGVTREDLIEGLEAAWAFFGGVFPFIVPDNCSPIVKRADPIAPLFTEGFLEYAQARGFETDPARVRKAKDKARVERQVRFVRDDFFRGERFRSVDEARIAARDWSLRLAGERTHGRTRRRPVAVFEAEEKSVLLPAPTEPYDRPIWAKHHVGRDHAVVVDYALYSVPYALGECDLRVRRDRTTVKFYRGAKLVKVHPRKPQGGTSIDAADLPPGKAALATRDATTLCEQGDGFGPHVGEYARRLAEGPLPWSRIRHVYRLLGLARRFGGAATDEACARALELDVVDVMRIQRMLEKGLVRRNLLSSCTPPAPPEAGKVLRFARDASEFRLGGPDASA
- a CDS encoding tyrosine-type recombinase/integrase, with the protein product MAQASFRDRLDQDLRLRGLSPKTRIIYTSQCRRFFERVGKPPARVDEDDVRSHLLWMRETGRSPATVAQAHAALRFFFVFTLARPEVIQAIPHTRVPRREAMVPTRDEVRRFLDAARANLRYFVWFSTMYGTGARVSELIALQVDDVDAASGLLRIRHGKNDKSRSVPLNDDLLQLLRGYWRSCRPTPPWLFNAHGKNTPPRPRTVQKAFARIRTRAGVRRRLSPHSLRHAFATHLLEDGVDPRTVQVLLGHATMETT